A region of the Vigna unguiculata cultivar IT97K-499-35 chromosome 9, ASM411807v1, whole genome shotgun sequence genome:
GTGTGTCCAACTTTTTACAATGatagaaaaactaaattaaaaatttaaaaattataataatcagtaaaataaaaagtaattaataaaatttatattgaaataataaaaaacagtGAAAAACTGAATTTTGTGTATTAATTTTACAATCTAATAACTAGCATATTTTGTAACTTTCATGAAAGTAACTACCGGATGGTTTGTTATATATAGTTAAATTAGGGTTTTGTTAAGGTGTTTTTGGAATATTAAgagtaattaataataaatataatttaattataatattaaataaaatacgaCTTAATTctgtaatttcattttatttaaaagataataatattcataaatattatataattgctataatattttatttaatgtttattgataaaaatttaaaaataattaaataataaaataattgtattttaatattattaaaaattaaaatataattatgcataaaaaattaaattaacagaaaaatcaataaaaaatattgttaaatatttaaaatatttagaaaaaataaaataaaaatattaatttaagttttaattgagttttcaaatgttttttattgtttaaaaatcttaaaagatattttttctttataaagttatttatattattttaattaataaaataattattttaacttttattgtaaAAATGAGAGAACCGatgttaatttattattctttcaaCTAGTGCTACAGACACTCGATTAACATTCTTCttagatataaatataataaaaggatatgtaaaaagaaaatccatATTAGTGATTTAGATATGTAAATGTCGAAAGCGCGTGATATTTATGCAAAAGCATTAATTAACAATGTCATGAACAGTTCGTTAAAGAATGAATGAGTTAAACGTGAAAAGATTAAACCAAAAACGTGGGCGCATTTAAGGTAGTGAAAAACGCAGTCGTAAAAAACCAACCTAAACGGAGCCCCAACGTAACCGTTTCTTCGCCGTTTAGTTAACCGACGCAAACAACACGTGgtagaaagaaaaatacaaaaccacaataataatattaataatattaaacaagtaaataaataattatggagaacaataaaaaaaaaaatttatgaggGAGACTTTGGGAAAACCACAATGACATGGTTGCAGACAGCggcaagaaaagaaaagaaccgCTCTCGAAAAACCCCACATATTCCTCGTGCTCCAATCTTCCACCTccttattgaaaattaaaataataataacaatattattattattttattcgcGCTATTGAAATTGGTTATCATTGATTATATATAAGATGAAGGGTCGGAGACAAAGATTATCATTACATCTTAGGACTCTTCCTTTGTAATACAACAACCCTCACCGTCAAACCACGCGTTCTCtgcttctctttctctctctctctctcacaccgAATACTTGTGTTTCTCTTTCTGGCTATATTCAATTCATCATGTCGAGCTCGTCGGAGTACTCTGAATTTTCCGGCCAGAAATCGGCCAAGTCGCCGGAGAAGTCGAGCTTCTCTCAGACTTGCAGTCTGCTGAGTCAATACATCAAGGAGAAGGGTAGCTTTGGAGATCTCACCCTCGGCATGACATGCAACGCCGAACCATGTGGTACGCCTCCTTAAACTCtgcaaatgtttttttttttttgggttttttctATATGCAATTTCACTGAAAGTTTTGCGTGCTGCTTAGTTCTGTAGAAAGTGTAAGAAGGGGGAAAAATTGGAATCTTGATGGGTACTCAATTGGTTATTCCTTTCATCTTGGTTTGTTTtgagataaatatatttttaggaaGGAGAAGCAGCTTGTGGGtctttcaaagttttttttttttaattttataaaatgatttttttatttattttcttttgtagttTTAGGCTTGAATTTCTCTCTCAATTCTTAGGTATCTGCCTTTGCTGCTAATTTATTGCTCTGCATGACTTTTCAAATTCCTAGATCTAACTCATGGCTCCAAATTTGCCCCACTTGTTTGAATGAGAAAAAGTGGAGAAAAGGGTTGGATTTTAATGTCTGGTCTCTTTTTAGTTTCAAAACAAGGTTAATCTGTCAGAGATTTTGCATGTTTTGGAGAATGGAGAattccctttttcttttctgatgtgaaattttttacaGGGTCACCTGAGACTTCTTGTCACTCTGCTACAACAATGAACTTGTTTCCTACCAATGAAAACAACGTTACACCAAAGAACCTGACAGCCATGGATTTGCTCTCTCCACAAGCTTCCTATCGTCCTTCAGAGGAGATTCCAACCTTGGTTAATTCCAGGTTGGTTCTTTAATTTGTTGCCAAGTCAATTAACACTAACCTTTTGTTCCAACTTGCTGTTGAAGAAAATTAATGACCAATGACTGCATACCAATTCATAACTGCTACCACCCTTTAGATAAATCTCTCCATTTTCTTTTACGACTGTTTGGTCACTACAAAAATTGCCTTAAACCTAGTATGTGACAGTTTTTGCATTAATTCATGTTGTGCAGTGCACTGAAGTCTGCGAACAAGGTTGCTAAAACTGCACAGATGACAATCTTTTATGGAGGACAAGTTGTTGTGTTTGATGATTTTCCTGCTGACAAAGCCAATGAGATCATGTCCTATGCTAGAGGGAAGCCACAGAGTCAGAACAATTCTGTTTTCACTTACACACAGAGCCAGCCTTCATTTCCTCCTAGTTTGGTCAGAACTTCTGCGGATTCAACTGCTCCAATTATTCCTACTGTCACTATTaccaacaccatccatgaacaCTCTCAACCATCATCCAGGCCTGTTGTTTGTGGTAATTTCTTGAGATCAT
Encoded here:
- the LOC114163885 gene encoding protein TIFY 10A-like; this encodes MSSSSEYSEFSGQKSAKSPEKSSFSQTCSLLSQYIKEKGSFGDLTLGMTCNAEPCGSPETSCHSATTMNLFPTNENNVTPKNLTAMDLLSPQASYRPSEEIPTLVNSSALKSANKVAKTAQMTIFYGGQVVVFDDFPADKANEIMSYARGKPQSQNNSVFTYTQSQPSFPPSLVRTSADSTAPIIPTVTITNTIHEHSQPSSRPVVCDPPIARKASLHRFLLKRKDRIASKAPYQVPNGPSTESMPPWLGLNATSPKI